A stretch of DNA from Longimicrobium terrae:
CAGGTCGCGGGCCCGACGGCGTCGTCGTTCACGGCGAGGCCGGCGGCCTTGAGCGCGATCTTGATCTGGCCGTGGTGATAGCCCTCGTGCCACACCATGTGCTGCAGCAGGAGGATGGGATGGTCATAGTGCATGTCCATCTCCTTATCCGCGTCCAGCCGGCCGCTGACCGCGTCGCGCACGGTGCGGGCGCTGTCGTTCAGCATGCGGGCGATGCGGTCCGGGTCGCGCTCGTCCATCCACTCCGCATCCGGAAGCTCGCCCGCGAATTCCGGCGCGTCCTCGGCAATGAACACCATCCGCACGAAATGGATGTGCGTAAACAGCTGCGCCACGGTGGGGCTGTCCGCCGTCGCCCGCGCGGCCAGCCCGCCGTTCGGCACCGTGCGCAGCAGATTGATGAGGATCGTGTTGTTGCGATCCCAGGAATCGAGCAGCGCCCGGAGGAGATTCTGATCGGATGCGGTGGGCACGGGATGGCTCCGGGATGAAGGAGTGATTGGATGACGAGAACCGCCGGGGGCAGGCGGACCTGGTGCGGAACGCGGAGCTGGAGCGGTGGGAAAGTAGATCCTTCGTCGGCGCCAGGCTTCGGGGCGGTGGGCAGTTCGGCCGACGCCTTCTCAGGATGACGCCTCACGGCGTGTGCGGCACGGACCGGGTGAGCCGCAGGGCTGAGGCCGTGCGCGGCTTCTCATGTCGATCGCAGAATGCCAGAACGCGGGGCCGCGGTCAGTCTGCGGCCCCGCGTTCCCGTCGCGCGTCGGCGCGGGCCTGTCGTGCGCATCGACCGACGCTTGTTGATCGACTGCTGTCGCTTTGCGGTGGCCTGAGGTTCGATCGAGCAGCCAATCGACGTACAGACGTGGCACTCACGCACTCACGCACCCAGCACTAACGCACTTGCTCCAAAACGAACTGCTCAACAAAAAACCTTGGCGACAGATCCTCGCCGGTGGCGTGAACCAGGAGGCCGTTCCAGTCGACCGTGGCTCCGGGAGCAAAAATCCGGTCGCGGAAAAAGGCGCCCACCCGCGGCTCCCCGGCAATGCTGCGGTCCGGTGCCAGGCCGGCCTCGCGGCGCACGGCGGCCGTCACCTGCGACGCCATCAGCTCGCCCAGCAGGTAGTTGTGATAGTACACGGGCGACAGCGACAGGTGGATCTTGCTGGCCCACTCCGTCCCGTCCGGCCGCGCCTCCGGGTACCGGATGAGCTGCATCCGTTCCACCAGTTCCCACCAGAGCGCGTTCAGGTCCGCCCGGTCCGGATCGCGGTACAGCGCGCGCTCAAAGTGCACCATCACCAGCATCCACCGCGTGGAAACCAGCATGGCCGCGCGCGACTGGTTGCGGATCTCCGCCTCGTCCGCCGCGCCGATGCCGGCGTTCAGTACCTCGCGCAGCCACGCCGGCTCGCGCGTCAGCCGCCCGAAGTACATCGCCACGCTTTCCGTGGAAAGCGTGTGCGCCGGCTGGCGGAGAAAGTACGGAACGGACGACGGGATCAGCTCATCGTACACCGCGTGCCCCAGTTCGTGGAGCAGGGTGCCGGTCCACTTCTCGTTCGGGCGCAGATTACACAGAATCCGGACGTCGCCCTCGCGGTCGATGTCCTGGCAGAAGGCGTGCTGGTCCTTGCCCTCGCGCTCGTACAGGTCGCTGCGCGCAAGCACGGCCTCCACCGGCAATCCGATCCCGCCAAAGAAGCCTGTCGCCACCTGCACCGGATCGCGACCGTCGAAGTATCGATCCATCTCCACGCGGCCCAGCGCGGGCGCCTCCTGCGCGAACGGGTCTTCCCAGTGCCACGGCCGCAGTTCATCCACCGGGACGCCGTAGCGCGCGGAAAGCTCGCGGTCCATCTCCGCACGCAGCGCGCGGAACGGCGCCTCGCTCAGCCGCTCGAACTCATCCATCACCGCGAACAGCCTCGCCTCGCCGATCTCCTGAAGCTCCAGGTCCATCGCGTACGCGTCGGCGTAGCCCAACTCGCGCGCCGCGGCGTTGCGGGCGCGCACCATGGCGCGAAGCGGCTCGGCCAGCGGCTCGCCGATCGCACGGCTTGCGTTCCACGCGGCCCGCCGCGCATCCGAGTCGCGCTCGGTGGAAAGGATGTCGACGATGCGGTTGTTGGTCACCCGCTCGCCGCCGATCTCCGCGCGAAAGGTGTAGAAGACGCGCTCCAGCTCCGCCGTATGCGCCACGAGCTGGTCGATGGTTTCGCGCGGCAGCTGGTTGGGCGTCACCTCCAGGTCCAGCACGACCAGCTGGCGGCGGAGCAGGGGATCGCACACCTCGTCCGAGGCCAGCCATCCCCGGATGCGGCGCGCCGCATCCGGGTCGGAAAGCAGCGCGCGGGAGTCCGCCCGGGCGCGGGTGGACCGCTCCAGCGCGGCCTCGCCCCCACCCGTGGCCGCGTCCCACCACGCCCGGTTGGCTTCCGCGTTCAGCGGGGCGGCGCGGCTTTCCAACTCCGCCAGAAAGGCCCGCGCCTCCCCCTCGGCGCCACCCGTCACCGCAGTTCCTCGTACATCCCGGCGATGGCTTCGGCGCCCTTCTGAAAGTTCTCCACCGACATCCACTCGTTGGGCGCGTGCGCGTTCTCGCCCGGCAGCCCGAAGCCGATCAGCAGCGCCTGCGCGTTCAGCGTTTCCTGGAACGCCTGCACGATGGGAATGGACCCGCCCTCGCGGATGAACACCGGCTTGCGCCCCCACGCCGCTTCCAGCGCGCGCGCCGCCGCGTCGAACACGGGGCCGCTCCCTTCCGCGTGCCAGGGCTGGCCGCCGTGCAGCGCCAGCACTTCCACCGTCACGCCCTCCGGCGCCAGCGACTGCACGTGCGCGGTAAAGAGCTTTTCCACTTCGTGAAAGTCCTGATCCGGCACCAGCCGCATGCTGATCTTGGCCATCGCGCGCGCGGGAAGCACGGTCTTGGCGCCCTCGCCGGTGTAGCCGCTCAGCAGGCCGTTCACGTCCAGCGTGGGACGGGCCCAGATGCGCTCGATGGAGCCGAAGCCCGCTTCGCCGCTCAGCTTGGGCGCGCCCACTTCCTTGCGCAGCGTTTCTTCTTCGAAAGGCAACCCGGCGATGGCCTGCCGCTGCTCCGGCGTCAGTTCGCGGACGCGGTCGTAGAAGCCGGGAATGGCCACACGGCCCTGGTCGTCGTGCAGCTGCGCGATGATGCGGGCCAGCGCGTTGGCCGGGTTCACCACCGCGCCGCCGTACGCGCCGGAGTGCAGGTCCGTCGCGGGGCCCTGCACGCGCACCTCCATGTAGGCCATGCCGCGCAGCCCGGTGGTGATGCACGGCAGCCCGGGCGCGAACATCGTGGTGTCGCTGATGACGACGGTGTCGCACGCCAGCCGCTCGGCGTTGTCGCGCAGGAAGGTGGCCAGGTTGGGCGAGCCGATCTCTTCCTCACCCTCGATGCAGAACACGACGTTGGCGGGAAGCGATCCGCCTTCGGCCAGCAGCGCCTGCACCGCCTTGACGTGCAGGTACACCTGGCCCTTGTCGTCCACGGACCCGCGGGCGTACAGGTTGCCGTCGCGCACCTCGGGTTCGAACGGGGCGCTGGTCCACTCGTCCAGCGGCTCGGGCGGCTGCACGTCGTAGTGGCCGTAGATGAGCAGCGTCGGCGCGCCGGCGGGGGCCCCGCGCCACTCGCCCAGCACCACGGGATGCCCTGCGGTGGGGATGATCTCCACCGTGAGCCCCGCCTCGCGCATGCGTTCGGCCAGCCAGTCGGCCGCGGCCGCGGTGTCGGCCTTGTGCTCGCTCTTGGCGCTCACGCTGGGAATGCGGAGCCACTCGATCAGTTCGTTGAGGTGCTTTTCGCGGTTACGCTGCAGGTATTCGGTCGCGGACATCGGCTCGCCGGTCTCAAGGGTTCAGAAAGCGCCGTCGCGCCCAAGATACACCGCCGCCGCGCCCCTGCCACCCCCGGCGGGCATCGGGATGATGACGAGCCGTCATCGTCCGCAGGCGCGTCCGGGTGAAGGGATGCAGTCCGCCAAGGCGGACTTCGCCGCCGTTGCTGCCGCGCCTTCTTCAGCCGCCCGCTGCCACCAGGCTCCGGGCGGCGGCGGTCTCCCGCATGGGCGGCAGGCCGAACATGCGGCCGTACTCCCGCGTAAACTGCGGTACGCTCTCGTATCCCACCGTGTAGGCCGCGGCGCTGGCCGACTTCCCTTCGGACAGCATCAGCCGCCGCGCTTCAATCAGCCGCAAGTGCTTCTGAAACTGGAGCGGAGACAGTGACGTCACCGCGCGAAAGTGCTGGTGAAACGAGGACGGGCTCATCCCCGCCGTGGCCGCCAGCCGCTCGATGCGGAGCGGGCGGGCGAACTCCTCCCGGAGCACGGTGACCGCGCGGGCGATGCGCTGCGCGTGCCCGCCCGGCCAGCCCAGGCGCTGGATGTCCGCCCCGTGCCGGCCGGCGAGCAGCCAGTAGTGAAGCTCGCGCACCATCTGCGTCTGCAGCACCGGCAGCGTCTCCGGACGATCGAGCAGGCGCATCAGCCGCAGCGCCGCGTCCGCCACCTCTGTGTCCGTGGGCTGAAGCCGCACACGCGCGCCGCCCGCGGCGGGAACGGCCTTGATCTGCGCGGCAAGCTCCGCGACAACGGCAAGATCCAGTTCCAGCACGAGCGACAGGTACGGCGCGGCGGCGGTCGCCCGGGTGATCTGGCTGACCGTCGGCACGTCCGCCGTGATCAGCATGGAATCGCCCGCGCCGAACGAGAACGCCTGTGTTCCCATCGTCACGTGCTTGGTCCCCTGCAGCACCAGGCACACCAGCGGCCGCATGACCGCGTGCACCAGACCGCCGGGCGCGAGGGCTTGGACGGTGGTCAGGCCCGGGATGGGCGTCTGGCCCAGGCCGTACGAATCGGAGTGCGCCTCCGCGTGGCGGCGGACGGCTTCCATCAGCGTGGTCATGCGCCCAAGCTACTCCGTCCCCCTCCGCCGCGCACGCGATGCTGGAGGATCAGGCAAGAGATTTCGCGATTCCGGCAAGGAGCACCCGCTTCGCTGGCGTAGATTCGTGTCGTCGCCCCATGGCGGCTGGATCACACCACAGGAGCCCGGAAATGAACACGATTGCCCTCGTTACCGGCGGAAGCCGCGGCCTTGGCCGCAACACCGCCACCCACATCGCCCGCCGCGGCGGAGACGTCGTCCTCACCTGGCACAGCCGCTCGGACGAGGCGGATGCGGCCGTCGCCGAGATCTCCGCAATGGGCCGCAAGGCCGTCGCGCTGCAGCTGGATA
This window harbors:
- a CDS encoding DinB family protein, which codes for MPTASDQNLLRALLDSWDRNNTILINLLRTVPNGGLAARATADSPTVAQLFTHIHFVRMVFIAEDAPEFAGELPDAEWMDERDPDRIARMLNDSARTVRDAVSGRLDADKEMDMHYDHPILLLQHMVWHEGYHHGQIKIALKAAGLAVNDDAVGPATWGVWMKKRR
- a CDS encoding AraC family transcriptional regulator — protein: MTTLMEAVRRHAEAHSDSYGLGQTPIPGLTTVQALAPGGLVHAVMRPLVCLVLQGTKHVTMGTQAFSFGAGDSMLITADVPTVSQITRATAAAPYLSLVLELDLAVVAELAAQIKAVPAAGGARVRLQPTDTEVADAALRLMRLLDRPETLPVLQTQMVRELHYWLLAGRHGADIQRLGWPGGHAQRIARAVTVLREEFARPLRIERLAATAGMSPSSFHQHFRAVTSLSPLQFQKHLRLIEARRLMLSEGKSASAAAYTVGYESVPQFTREYGRMFGLPPMRETAAARSLVAAGG
- a CDS encoding M2 family metallopeptidase, coding for MTGGAEGEARAFLAELESRAAPLNAEANRAWWDAATGGGEAALERSTRARADSRALLSDPDAARRIRGWLASDEVCDPLLRRQLVVLDLEVTPNQLPRETIDQLVAHTAELERVFYTFRAEIGGERVTNNRIVDILSTERDSDARRAAWNASRAIGEPLAEPLRAMVRARNAAARELGYADAYAMDLELQEIGEARLFAVMDEFERLSEAPFRALRAEMDRELSARYGVPVDELRPWHWEDPFAQEAPALGRVEMDRYFDGRDPVQVATGFFGGIGLPVEAVLARSDLYEREGKDQHAFCQDIDREGDVRILCNLRPNEKWTGTLLHELGHAVYDELIPSSVPYFLRQPAHTLSTESVAMYFGRLTREPAWLREVLNAGIGAADEAEIRNQSRAAMLVSTRWMLVMVHFERALYRDPDRADLNALWWELVERMQLIRYPEARPDGTEWASKIHLSLSPVYYHNYLLGELMASQVTAAVRREAGLAPDRSIAGEPRVGAFFRDRIFAPGATVDWNGLLVHATGEDLSPRFFVEQFVLEQVR
- a CDS encoding dipeptidase, whose product is MSATEYLQRNREKHLNELIEWLRIPSVSAKSEHKADTAAAADWLAERMREAGLTVEIIPTAGHPVVLGEWRGAPAGAPTLLIYGHYDVQPPEPLDEWTSAPFEPEVRDGNLYARGSVDDKGQVYLHVKAVQALLAEGGSLPANVVFCIEGEEEIGSPNLATFLRDNAERLACDTVVISDTTMFAPGLPCITTGLRGMAYMEVRVQGPATDLHSGAYGGAVVNPANALARIIAQLHDDQGRVAIPGFYDRVRELTPEQRQAIAGLPFEEETLRKEVGAPKLSGEAGFGSIERIWARPTLDVNGLLSGYTGEGAKTVLPARAMAKISMRLVPDQDFHEVEKLFTAHVQSLAPEGVTVEVLALHGGQPWHAEGSGPVFDAAARALEAAWGRKPVFIREGGSIPIVQAFQETLNAQALLIGFGLPGENAHAPNEWMSVENFQKGAEAIAGMYEELR